Within bacterium, the genomic segment ACCTCCGGCCTCACCGGCGGGGACGACGACGTAGCCGATGCCGTTGTCCATCCAGCCGTCCGGCTCGACGGTGACGTTCCAGCCGTCGCCGTAGGGCGGGTCGGAGTAGGTCAGCGCGCAGCCTTCGGCCAGCTCCAGCCGGACCGTGACCTCGGTGGCCTCCGGCGGGTAGAGGTAGATGTTGGGCTTTTTCACGGTGATATTCAGAACTTCACCGGCTCCGGGCCTTATTAGGGTGAAGTTGATGTTGCGTCGCGTATCGGCGAAGAAGGATATGTCCTCGTAGGTAAAATCAACAAATCCAGGGGCGGAGCAGGTCACGTTGTACTGCCCGGGTGGAACGTCACTCCGGGAGAAATACCCGTCTTCGTCGGATGTGGCGTGTATGTCCGTGCCTTCGACTCGGATGGTGGCGAATGGGATGGGCATCCCGCTCTCATCGCTGACCGTTCCCGACAGCGTGGCGCACTCCTCCGCCGATGCCGCCATGAATGAGGCCAGCACCAGCACGGCCAGTATTTTTCCCATCGGCACCCCTCGATTTACAGGACGACACCCCACTCGACGACGGTGAAGCCTGTGCGCTCGAAGTGCGGAATCTCCGGCTCGCCCAGGAGGCCGCCCAGGAGCGGGTCGGCCACCAGGTAGTAGTACAGGCGCAGGACCGAGTCCGGCTCGGGGTACACGTCCAGGCCGATTAGAG encodes:
- a CDS encoding carboxypeptidase-like regulatory domain-containing protein: MGKILAVLVLASFMAASAEECATLSGTVSDESGMPIPFATIRVEGTDIHATSDEDGYFSRSDVPPGQYNVTCSAPGFVDFTYEDISFFADTRRNINFTLIRPGAGEVLNITVKKPNIYLYPPEATEVTVRLELAEGCALTYSDPPYGDGWNVTVEPDGWMDNGIGYVVVPAGEAGGGEVIFDAPRYGYLFYEADAPDVWQRGHGWLVTSDVMSDFFAHTLREYGFRDREADDFLEYWTPRLTESLFYAVYPQTEEIDAVVGLRVEPEPDSVLRLFFLIEPLDAAMATADWYLPEPVIPKFEREGFAVVEWGVCLDDGLK